The Gopherus evgoodei ecotype Sinaloan lineage chromosome 4, rGopEvg1_v1.p, whole genome shotgun sequence nucleotide sequence agattaaaAAACTGGGTCTCTTTAGTTTGGAGACTAgaagacataacagttttcaagtacataaaaggttacaagaaggagagagaaaaattgttgttcttaacctctgaagctaggacaagaagcaatgggcttaaattgcagcaagggcggtttagcttggacattaggaaaaaattcttgtcagggtagttaagcactggaataaattgcctatggaggttgtggaatctccaacactgaagatttttaagggTACGTTAGATAAACACCCTACCCCCTTTTGTTGGTTTCAATCTTTCATTCGGcggtgttttttggtttttttgggggaggtggggggttggCACCACCAAGTGGTGAAGTTATCTTGTTTATGCATAAGTATTTCACTTTGTATGGCATATGAATCATAGGTGCTGAAGTCATTTCTTATATGAAGTGCTGGATGTCAAATATAAACCTTGGAAGGCATAAGTGAAGTGTGTTGCTTTGCCTATGACTAATAATCCCAGCTTGTTTTATCACCCATCATCTCGCTACCACTGCTTTTAAATCACATATCTTACTATTCCTCCAGACATAAGAATTATTTAATAAACATTGGCACTTACAGCCACATCTCTGTTACACGCATACTCGCATTACATGTTACCTGTCTGCTCTGGCTCACTCTTATCTTCATCCTCAATGTCAAACTCTGACTCCCTCTCTTCATACTCTACATTTTCATCCAGCTCTTTAAAGTCAGGCGCAAAGGCACTCCAGTTTTCCTAAACCGCAAATTCAAAGAGAACTTTACCTTGTgcaaagaagcagcagctgcagtgagACATTTGTGTAATTGTACTCTAGCTCTGCCCCCAAATCCTCCAAACCACGTGTGCTATCACAAGACCAGCCCCTCTTTGAGCTTCATAGTCACATGGCAGACTAAACACTGGAAAAGCAAGTTTCTGTggtcatttttatttccttcatccCTTGAAATCTTATAGCATCTTTGCACATTAATAAGGACTCCCATAACCAGAGAGATGCATGCTGTTTCACCATTTTTGTTTGTGATTATGTTCTCAGATCTGTTATCTGCAAAATTAATTGAGAAGGACACTGCTCCTGTTATGTGAGAATTCTGGCTCTGCAATAAGGCCCAgattcagcaaggtgcttaagcacaggcttaactttAAGAAAATGAGTAATCCCTTAATGTTCACTGCTGTTCTTAAgcttaagcacacgcttaaggATTTTGCTTACTCAAGACCTAATTCAGTAATATATTGGAAAGAAAAATTCTGTGGAGCATCACCTGCTGGAATACTCAAAATACAACCTGCACAGAGAGTATTAACTGGCTACTATTCCCTATAGAAATTAATCTGTAAAACACCTACCACTTGATTCTGAGCCCATATTGACACAACACCACTGGAAATGGAAGCGATGATTGGTCGGACAGGATGCCACTGGAATTATTCAGATGATaaaaggggagaaagaaaaagtttatttttaaatggattaagaaatTTTGTTACAATTTAACTGACAGAAAAATTATGGGAGACACACTCACTGCTACATCTAGCAACAGCTCCCCTCTGGTTCCATGGAGGATTTTCACTAGGTTTCCAATGCTCTTCTCCCAGATGTACAGGGCATGCTGCCGTGCTGATCCTGCCACTATGTACTCCCCATCCCCAGAGAAACAGCACTTCTTCCATGGGGTCCTGCATGCAGGgaattaaaaacataagaacggtcatactgggtcagacaaaaggtccatccagtcaAATATcccatcttccgacagtggccaatgccagtgcttcagagggaatgaacagaacaggtaatcatcaagtgatccattcataAAACAAAGCAACTTGTTATATTACTGTACAATGTGGAGAAGACAGGATTCTAGTAAAGGTTTCACAGAAAAGTGTTATTAGGTTTTCTTGGGTGAGAGGTTCATTTAATTCTTTTATTCATTTGAAACCTGTGCCTTACAGTGTGTTTAAAAGCCTTGTTACACCAAAGGCCACCCCTAAATGAGATCTATTCTTTGTCTGAACACACCGAGCAGTGAATGCTACACCAAAAGTACATAGCTTTATATCTCAAGCCACcaatctctctgctgctgcttcctacCTGTTTACTAAATCCTGAAGCTTCTGCATCGGCTCAGGCTCTCCATCTCGCCCACAGGTTAGTATTTCCCGACCATCATATACCCTGATTATTCGGTCAGCTGTATTTATTAAAaagcagctgtgggagggagaccACAGTTAGAAGAGAGTTCATTACATTGAAacaaggactttaaaaaaaaattcttttttaaatcctaaaCTAACATGTAAAATACCATAATTTTTTTATACATTCAACATTAAAGGTCTGTATCTAGAAGAGGGAGTGCTCACAACTTCcccttgaagtctatgagagtTGAAGGCACACATCACTTTGCAGGCTTGGGCCCCagataaacaaaacatttcttgtAACATGTCCCTATATCAACGAGAAAAAAAATGTATGCCAGAGATGTATTAATCTCTTTCTATTTCTCCCACTTTTAATTCAAAAGTAAATTTATCCTTTAAAAGCTAGCCAGAACTGTGAAACCAACACACTGTTCTGTCACATTTCCAGCTCTTCATATTTTCTATTTATATAACAGACAGTGTATAGCTGTTAAGAATGCCCCTAAATTTTGTAGTTGACACATCCCCCACAGCAACCACTTCTGGAGCCATAGCAACAAGTATTCACACTCTTTCACTCAGAATATTTTATCCAAAAGATCACAAATCCTAAAGCAgaatatcagggggtagccgtgttagtctgtatccacaaaaacaacaaggagtctggtggcaccttaaaggcttatttgggcataagttttagtgggtaaaaacctcacttcttcagatgcacggaatgaaaattacagattcaGGCATTATATAAGATTCATCCATCTTAaaacttttcaattcacctccaATTTTTTCCTACTCACCTTCCTTTCCTGGCAAATTCTATTGATTTAATAGCTGTGGTGTTGCTGGTTCCAGTTGTTACTCTGAAGGAAGCAACCAGATCCTGAGTATCTGTTTTTAAGACCAAGATCTGAAgattaaagaaacagaaaataaatagtaTCTTCATTAATACTCACAATATGAGGCTGTGTAATCAAGGTATAGTGCCAGGGACTAGGTCAGGATTCTTGGGTTCTAGTTCCTGTTTCTGCAACTAATTCTTGTGCCCTTGAGCAACAAGGAATTCGCCCACTCTATGCCTCATGCTGTCTCTCAGGAAAATAGGGAGAATATCTACCTCACGGTGAGCGGCTTAACTCAGCAGCTGTACGTTATGGAGTACTTCTGGTAAGAATTATACATCTATAGCACTTTTTATCATGTAGTTTATGTGCACTAGAAGGAGAGAGACTCCTAAAATCTTTTCAAAAACAGTAGCAATACAACTAATACTTAGTGCTTAAATATCATTTTTTATCTATAGATTTCAAAGATAGagtcaaagtgctttaccaaggAAAGTCAGCATCACTATAATAGCAATGATTCAAGAAGCTGTCAGGGAACATGTCTCAGACCAAAACAAAAGGACTTCATCCCAGAAGGGTCAGGCACCTGGACCAGGAATTGCATTCTTTTAACTATTTCACTCACTGAGCATCAGCACAGTGTGGTCTCACCTTCCCCTTGGCATTGCCTGTGTAGATATATTCTCCTCGCCTGTCGAAAGAGGCCACCACGTTCAGATCGGAGTCGTCATCCACAGGTAGAACAACATGTTTTGAATCAGACAGCGTTAGCATCACTGGTGCAGATTTCATGGGACACACCAAAACCTTGTTTCTGtagaggaaaaaaggaagagtCAACAGTTTGTCTTTTTTCCTAGAGTCTCCAATTTTCACATTTACAAGTATGAAAAAAGTTGAAGGAATCTGTGAAAAGTAGGGCCGTATCATAGCTGAATGATGCATGTTCTTTTGTTTCCTTGGCTTCTCTCTTGCACTCACGAGCAATAGATATTAACTGAAAAACcccaatatttttgttttcttgtccTGACTTATTCTCGCAAACAATCGTAAAACAATATGATCTggtgtttattttttcctttttgtttacaTCTCTTTATGGATGTTTTCCCAACTTTATACATCATGTCAACTCAACAAGAAATTTGTAAATAAATTGTTCACCCATATCCTTTTGTTTACCCTCTTCCACTTTCCAAAACTATTTTTCAGCAGGCTACAGTcattacaaaaacatttttattttgttcgcATTGTTAACACATTAAAGGGAGAACATCTGGTGGACTAGACACAACATTCaggcttttagaaaaatatttttataagatCTAATAAACATGTTTTCATGATTATACAACTATAGGGAAGAGAGCATTCATTCAGCTCATAAAAGCCCCCTGAAAATGGATCTTTTCCATACAACTTACTGGTCTCGGGGGTGATACTGAACTTTCAAGATGGGTGAAGGGAACCGAAACCTCTGGTCACAGTCTCCAGACAGAACATCCCACTGTGATACGATGTTATCAGTTGAAGCACTCACCAATTTGTGACCATCTCGACTCCAGCTGCAAGAGAGAGAAACATATTAacctttctggaaaaaaaaaaaaacaaaaaacaaaacaaaaaacaaaaaacaccccacaAAACCTAagctcaccaaaaaaaaaaaaaaagtttaattagtCTATTAGAACTATGAGTCACTATTATAAAACTGTCTGCTGGACAGCTCCATATAGCTTTTATCTTTGTGTTTCCGCAGACTGATTATGGAAATCATTTCTTTAAAACTCGCTACGAGAATCAGATCCTATGAAGCACTGGCTTAGATCGTCATTTATTTGCTTttgtatgttgacttcagtgggtcttgAGAATGGCCAGCACCTCACAGTATCTGGCCTACAGCAAGCACAGATTTGACCAAATTCCATTCACAGCAAAGTAGAAATATTATGCTAATACACAGATTATAATCCTGAATAGAGTGAAACCTTGGAATGAAGTTGCTTAATGAAAAAGTATCCTctaaaattctttgtttttaagtgcCAATTACATCTCTTGACAGAAAGAGAGCTCTTTTAGATTAGAGGAGTGTGTTCTTGATGCAGTAGTCTTGATACATCAAATCTGAAAGGCAAGCCATCCAAAGCTATTGAGAAAAGAGACAAAATAGGGCAAAAgaacctggagaggaaagagtGGCATCCAACATCAAAGGAGTGGAGAGTCTCTGAACTTGAAAGAGAATCTTAGGAAATTCAGAAGGGAGATAAGGAATGAGGCTTTAATTAACTGAGTACTATAATCCCTTAGGAGACTGCCATAAACTCTGGTTTAGTACAGAAATTTCATAATACTTCAACTCACATTCAACCTCTATAAGATAATTTCTTACCATAAAGAACAGACAGGGTGGATATGGGCACTTATGATTTTGGCTATGCCTCTTGTCAAGAAGTCCCAGATGACAATGCGGCCATCGTTACAGCCCACagcaagcagagtgccccacCTATTAAAGGTACACGTCAAAGCCATACTGATACAGTCCAGCGTCCCATCAGCCTCCTGGAAATAAACAATGGCAGAAGAGACTGTGAGAAGCCAAACTTCTGTTTTCAAGCTTTGTGCCCACTTGACTTTACCTACTTTTAAACCTTAAGTGCAAAATGTATGAGCTACCACCCAAGATTTCAGTGGCACACCAAGAGCCAGATGCTTGGATGATCAGTAGCCATATCTTGAAGGAACACTCAACCAGGTTTAAGCCCAGTCAGTAGGAGTGAAATTGCTTTTAAAAGGGCATTTTCTAAAGCTCACTAAGTACAGAAATAtgtttacaatttattttaaaggggaaaaggtaGCATATTTAAAATTCCACTTCTCCAAGCCAaatgggaaacaaaacaaaacaaatcaaacagCCATCAGAGGTGTAAGACAGAGACTACTTCTTATTTTTAATCCAAGTTCTACGCTAAGAGTGTACTTTTCATGAGTTCTGGGAGCCAACCTGATAAATTTCTAAGTCAAATAGTCTGATGCCTGATTTGAAGATAATATAGAAGTAATACATTCAATTCATGAACAGTTTTTTGATTCTCAAAAAGACCGAACTACTCAACGTAGAGTTTTATACCCACACAGCCATCCCTTCCCTACGCCACTTGACTGTTTACAAACAAGGCATGCACATACTTAGCACAACCAATTTTGGAATGGATATATTTGCAAGGCATGACGACTTTCCTATTTTAAAAGCCTCAATTAAGCATAGCCCTGTAACAGCTGACTTGTTTggcttttggttttttaaaaacaacaattaaATTATGCAAGACAGATTAAAAGTGAATATAAATAAAATCAAGTCAGTAATCCAACAAAAACTAAGAAAGAGTGACCTCTCAAAAAAGAGATTTACCTCAGGATAGTTCTGTCCAAAGGACTCTGCAACAAAACAGAAACATAATGCTTGAATGAAATTCTATGAAAATCACATATTTTATACTGAATAATCCCACTGTTTCCATTTAGACACAAGCCTGCTGTTATTATGCTAATAGATTAGGTTTATAATTACACTGATGGTCTGATCCTACAAGCACGCTCAACTCCCAGTACAAACAATAAGTAATAAGGGCACTCTGCATACAGCAGGATTATACCTTAAACTAACATAGATAAATCATGCATATGTCATTGGGGGTCTTCAAGTTTTACCACAGATGTAATGAGATTTACCCGACTATCGAGGCCTGTCCCAAATTTGCTGTCAGTTTTCAAATAagattcttccccctcctccttccttctgCCCCCAAGGTTTCATAAACCTGCACAGACTTTGGCTATATG carries:
- the RBBP5 gene encoding retinoblastoma-binding protein 5 isoform X2: MNLELLESFGQNYPEEADGTLDCISMALTCTFNRWGTLLAVGCNDGRIVIWDFLTRGIAKIISAHIHPVCSLCWSRDGHKLVSASTDNIVSQWDVLSGDCDQRFRFPSPILKVQYHPRDQNKVLVCPMKSAPVMLTLSDSKHVVLPVDDDSDLNVVASFDRRGEYIYTGNAKGKILVLKTDTQDLVASFRVTTGTSNTTAIKSIEFARKGSCFLINTADRIIRVYDGREILTCGRDGEPEPMQKLQDLVNRTPWKKCCFSGDGEYIVAGSARQHALYIWEKSIGNLVKILHGTRGELLLDVAWHPVRPIIASISSGVVSIWAQNQVENWSAFAPDFKELDENVEYEERESEFDIEDEDKSEPEQTGADAAEDEEVDVTSVDPIAAFCSSDEELEDSKALLYLPIAPEVEDPEENPYGPPPDAVQTSLTDEGIGSEKKRQSSSDGPQPPKKKPKMTNIELQGVPNDEVHPLLGVKGDGKSKKKQAGRPKGSKGKEKDSPFKPKLYKGDRGALPLEGAAKGKVQAELGQPLAGGAISELL
- the RBBP5 gene encoding retinoblastoma-binding protein 5 isoform X1, yielding MNLELLESFGQNYPEEADGTLDCISMALTCTFNRWGTLLAVGCNDGRIVIWDFLTRGIAKIISAHIHPVCSLCWSRDGHKLVSASTDNIVSQWDVLSGDCDQRFRFPSPILKVQYHPRDQNKVLVCPMKSAPVMLTLSDSKHVVLPVDDDSDLNVVASFDRRGEYIYTGNAKGKILVLKTDTQDLVASFRVTTGTSNTTAIKSIEFARKGSCFLINTADRIIRVYDGREILTCGRDGEPEPMQKLQDLVNRTPWKKCCFSGDGEYIVAGSARQHALYIWEKSIGNLVKILHGTRGELLLDVAWHPVRPIIASISSGVVSIWAQNQVENWSAFAPDFKELDENVEYEERESEFDIEDEDKSEPEQTGADAAEDEEVDVTSVDPIAAFCSSDEELEDSKALLYLPIAPEVEDPEENPYGPPPDAVQTSLTDEGIGSEKKRQSSSDGPQPPKKKPKMTNIELQGVPNDEVHPLLGVKGDGKSKKKQAGRPKGSKGKEKDSPFKPKLYKGDRGALPLEGAAKGKVQAELGQPLAAGGAISELL
- the RBBP5 gene encoding retinoblastoma-binding protein 5 isoform X3; this encodes MNLELLESFGQNYPEEADGTLDCISMALTCTFNRWGTLLAVGCNDGRIVIWDFLTRGIAKIISAHIHPVCSLCWSRDGHKLVSASTDNIVSQWDVLSGDCDQRFRFPSPILKVQYHPRDQNKVLVCPMKSAPVMLTLSDSKHVVLPVDDDSDLNVVASFDRRGEYIYTGNAKGKILVLKTDTQDLVASFRVTTGTSNTTAIKSIEFARKGSCFLINTADRIIRVYDGREILTCGRDGEPEPMQKLQDLVNRTPWKKCCFSGDGEYIVAGSARQHALYIWEKSIGNLVKILHGTRGELLLDVAWHPVRPIIASISSGVVSIWAQNQVENWSAFAPDFKELDENVEYEERESEFDIEDEDKSEPEQTGADAAEDEEVDVTSVDPIAAFCSSDEELEDSKALLYLPIAPEVEDPEENPYGPPPDAVQTSLTDEGIGSEKKRQSSSDGPQPPKKKPKMTNIELQGVPNDEVHPLLGVKGDGKSKKKQAGRPKGSKAGGAISELL